The DNA segment CGATAGGCCACGCAACAACGTCAAATCTGAAAGAACTATTTTTTGAATCTCTGGAAGACGAACTTTTAAGACGACGTCTTCACCGGTATAAAGCTTCGCTGCATGAATCTGCGCGATGCTCCCGACGGCAATCGGCGTCGTACCAATCTCAAGAAACCATCGAGGCCAATCGTTTCCTAATCTTCGAACAAGAGTTTCTTCGATGATATTCCACGCGACTGGTTCCGCAGTCGACTGTAGGTTTCGCAGCGACGTTGAAACAACGTCGGGTAGGCCAGCGCAGAAATAGCTGGCTGTTTGCCCGACCTTCATAAGCGGACCTTTAAGTTTTGAACAGTGCAGCGTCACCTCTTTCGAGATTTCCGCGAGAGTAACGTCACTGATCGAAGCCAACGGAAGTCGGCCAATCAAAAGTCGGGACATATCGCGGGGACCAAGAATATTTGCGACGCGCCAAGAGAGCGACAAGCCTTTTTTGAAACGGCTTTTGGGCGTCGTGACCATAGCAATTCTATTATGTCCTGCCGGCAAGCCCGGTGACTTATTCCGGGGATTTTTTAGCAGATTCCAGGCATCATCGTTCTCGTTGTCGAAATCGCGAAATATCTCTCGGTACAGCTCTTCGCTGTGATTTGCTAACTTAGCCTTCCGACTTTGCCGCTGGGATCTGGCTAACACTGCAAGGGCGAGCGTTCGTTCTTCGGGGTAAACTAGTTCTTCAGCCGTCACAAGAAAATCGAGAGACGCCCGCAGATCCATCGATGACGAAGCTCGAACGATGTTGAGCAATCGTCGCCGAGTGCTGAATGGTGGTTTGAAAAGTCGCCCAAAAATCGGTTCGCTCGACAGGCTCTCCTCCCCGCGGGCCATTAAAACAAGAACAGCGATTTCGACACTCGAGATGTCGGTCGCGGTCCTGTCCCGTTTTCTAGCGGCCACTCGTGCTGCCGCAGCTAAACTGGTCGAATCTAAGAGTAGCGAATAGGCGAGGAGAGAAAGATCGTCATTCGAAGGATCGGATTCCGTCATCGAAACTTCTCTCCAGGCGGGGTATATTTCGCCAGACATAAGAAGCTTTCGCGGAACCGAGTTGCCTATGTTCGCTCCGATTCGGCCTGCGCCATCATTCGCAGGCTTGCTCTCTCCATTGGCGTCGCCTCCCAGCGAATGGCGGAGCCACGCTGCGCACAAGGTGTGACCGCGCGAAATCGAAACGGCATGTAGGGCGCCAAGGATTTCGCGTGTTCCCGAATCCTTCAAGCTCTCGGCAAGCGCTGGCGAAAATTGCTCCCAGGCTCTGATGCAAATCTGCGCGAATGTGTCGTTGACACGCTGAGTTCTGTGGATCTCTTCGATTAACAAAGTTTTTGCGACGAGAGCGCTGATGCGGTCGTCTGCGCGAGTGCGAGTGGCGGAGCTTCTAAATTCGCGATCGAGCGCGCGGCTTCGAAGTATTGAGGAGCCACGTCGGCTCTTCCGAATTCGTAAGACTTCTTGTTCGATGAAAACGTGCTCTTCCACAGTAGTCGGGAACCCTACCGCCAAAACGACGCACTGTGAAGTCTTTAACAATTCGTAATTACTTGGTTTTTACGGATACGCAAAATATTCATGCGGGCCGATTCGATATCAGAATAGGTTGGAGTTCATTAGGAGGACGGAATGATGAAAACAGCCAATGTGACCGGTCTTGCAACTGCTGCAGTCTATGTAACTGATTTAAAAGAGGCGCTACATTTCTACGAGTCCGTTTTAGGTTTCAAAAAATTTAAGGATATGGGGTCGGACGGCTGTTGGGGAAAGATCGGCGACCTCGGTCTTTATATCGGCGGCGGAGCCACGCCTGTCAAAGTCACGGTTGGCGATCAACAAGTAACGCTTGTCCTTGCCGTCGATGACATCGTGATGTTTCACAGTCAGGCGAAGAGCGAAGGTATAGCATTTGATGAAGAGTTGATGCCACTAGGCGACGACAAATCATTCTGGTTTCGGTTTAAGGATCCATCGGGAAATCTTTTAGAGGCGGCCGGAGAAATGAGGAGAAATGTCTAACTCATTTGAAAAATTCGAAGATCAGATCTGCGCACAAGAAAAAACTGTTCGCCAGGAAATGGAAAAGCTCTTTGCTCTTCACAAGAGTCGACCGCCAGCGACAGTTAAAGATTACACCTTTGCGACTGCGAAGGGCCCTGTGAAGTTGTCAGAACTTTTTGGCGAAAAAAAAGAACTCATCCTGATTCACAACATGGGCAAACAGTGCGTGTACTGTACGCTGTGGGCGGATGGATTCAATGGTTTCAGTGGGCATCTCGAGAATCGTGCGGGGTTCGTTCTGATCAACAACGACTCGGTCGAAGAACAGACTGCATTTGCAGCATCGCGCGGTTGGAAATTCAAATTGGCATCTGCGAAAGGCACGAGTTTTTCGAAAGACATGGGATTCCTCGACGACAAGGCGGGGAAGATGCCAGGAGCCTCGGTTTATACAAAAATGCCGGATGGAACTATTCAGCACCGAACTCGCGCTGGATTTGGACCAGGCGACTTGTTCAGCAGTATCTGGAGTTTGTTTGATCTTCTTCCAGCGGCTCAGCCGGGAGCTGAAGACTGGTCTCCGAAATTTTCGTACGAGCAAAAACAAGCCGAGCCCTTCCGTTTCAGTCCTAATATCGCACTGAATGTTCGCAACATCGATCAAGCGGTCTCGTTCTATCGCGATACGCTTGGGTTTACCGTGGGCACGGTGAAAGATTTCGCGGAGGGTGTCCCGATGCTAAAGGGCGGAACAACGATTTGGCTCGATGCGGTTTCGCAGGACGACGAAGCGAATGTTGGAAAGACCGCTTTTGAATTCGTCGTTGCGGACCTCGAGGCTTCGAAGAAGGTCTTGGTCGCGAAAGGTTGTAAACCTGTCATGACGACGACTGGTGCAGATCATGAAGGCGAGATGATAGTAGATCCATTTGGAATGAAGTTCCATCTCTACAAAGCAAAACCAAAATCAGAAGCGAAAGTGACAACACCAACAGAAGCGCGGGTCTAAAATGTACAAATTCACGCGATGGGTCCCGCAAGATCGAAGCGGCAAAGTTTGCTGGCTCTTGAACGAACTCGAAGTTCCATACGAAGTTAGTGACCTTCAACACAAAGTTCATCATGACGATCCCGAGTACCGCGAGCGCCATCCGCTTGGCCAAGTTCCCGCGATCGAAGAACTATCGAGCGGAAAGACAATGTTCGAGTCGGGCGCTATCTGTCTGTATCTAGCGGATCGCCATCCGGATAGAGGCTTGTTGCCGTCGGATAATAGAGCCGCGTGTTATCAGTGGATCCTCTATAACTATGCGACGCTCGAGCCGGTGTTCGAGGCGTATTGGTCGATCGACGCACGGGATCCCGAGATTGCCAGTAAGAAAGCAGAAGTCGACAAAAAGATTTTGAAGCTGTTGCTTCCAGTGGAATCGGCACTCGCGAAAACGGAGTTCATTGCTGGTGATGAATTCACTGTGGCTGATATTCCACTTGGGCAATCGTTGTTCTGGTTGCGCAATCGACCCGTGTTTGCGGATTTACCACGAACAGTAGCGTATTTCGAAAAACTGAAAGCCCGTGAGGCGGCCCAAAAAGCAGGCCTCTTCGCCGACTAGATCTGGCCTCGGCGCAGGGGCTTACGCCTTGCGCCGAAAAGCTGTCGACTCTCCTTCAAAAGAAAACTTTGTTTGATCTTGTCTCGTCTGAACTCCAAACACGCTGAAGATCAGTCGACGCGGTTGCAGTAATATTGTTGGCTCGTGGCATCGCCCGGTAGCACTGGCCGACGCCTGGCAACTTAAAGAAGGAGTGCGGAAAGAGGCGGCTTCGCTAGCTAATAGTTAGTTTGTACAGATATATCGAACACTTATTCACTCAGCTCGATCGAACAGATTTTCGAATCTCTCCCTCTCCGCCAATTTTCGAAGTGCGAAAAATCAAAATTGCTCGCGAAACTCGGTAAGTCACCGAAAACACAAATAACCTAAGCTGCTAGATTCCTTGGACCGGGTTCGAACCCGTCGGCGGCAGCATCACTCAATATCATCGATCATCACGGGACGTTGCCACACTTTTGGCGCACGACTGGCGCACAAGAATTTGGATGCTTGCGCGTCTGAAAGAAAACGCCGGTCGGGTGACCAGCGTTTTCGCGTTTCTGTTCTGTCCGGCAACTTAGTGGTTTAAATCGGCCCGATCTCCCCATGATCTATCGGCTGAAAGCTTTGAGGGTACCGGACCCGTTGCCAGTTTCGATTTCGATTTTGATGTCGAGAGTCAGCCCGACAATGCGTTTTACAGATTCAGCCATTTGGATTGAATCCTGTTCAAGCTGCAAAACGAGCGGAACTTTCTGATTAAAAAGAGTAATTCCAGAAGTGTTTGCCATGAACAAATCCAGACAATCGGCATTGATCGCTTCGCCGCCGATAAGCGCATTATTAGTTATAAGAGCAAAGGTTTTGTTAGATTCGATGTTTAAGCTGCGATAGCAAGTTTCAGATGCTTGAGCCCAGCTGGAAATGCCTACAATTGTGGTGACGATAAGGGGCTTTAAGATCTTCATCAAATCCTCCGGACTTTAAAAATTGAATATCGGATATGCCAATCGCAACGCGCGTGCCACGTCCATTGGTCGTGTTCGCGTTGTGCTGCACGGAAACCAAATGTCTGGCGCCAGCGGCCTGAATAGAACTGAGCTGACTTCTGGTCGATGGCCTCGACATGCGCGATTTTCTCCTTGTTCGCAGCACCGAACGACCCGTCACTCATCAACTCGCGCCGAGTTGAATCGGCCGGTCAGTCTAAACGCGCGTTTTGCAAGGCCCTGAGCCGCTTCAAAACGCTCGTTCCAAGTGTTTCGAACTGGCATCAGGACCCATTAGGTCTAAACTGCAGGGCGATCCTAACTTCCCCGAATCACGATGTGCAGCTCTGGTTGACGGATTAACTGTTCAATTAAATCAATGACTTACGGGATTAAAGTTCACAAAATGTCGATTTTTGGCAATTTGATTGTTAGATACCTTCGTTAATGTGAACCTAGTTGAATCAGTCACTTAGAAGAGTAAACTCGGAAAAATAGGCATTTTATGATGTCCGGCGATTTAGTTGTCAGCAAAACAAAAGTCGATCGCGCTGGCGAGATCTTAAAGGGAAATCATTCCGAAACTGAGATCACAACATCCCTCGAAACTCTCTCACAGTGGCGAGCTTATCACGCAATGCCACTCGAAAACTTCGCGAAGGTTTTAAGGGTACGGAGTCAAAAAATTTGTGCGAATTCGATTGTTGCGCAACGGCTTAAAAGGACGCCGTCAATACTATTAAAACTATCGAATCACAAAACGATGCGCCTCTCAGCCATGCAGGACATCGGGGGCCTTCGCGCAATTCTGGACTCGTCTAAAGACGTCTACGAACTATTGGAACTCTACAAGAAGTCGAAATCGAAACACTCGATGTTTTCGATGGACGACTACATCCAAAACCCGAAGAAGGATGGCTACCGAAGTATTCATCTCGTGTACAAACTTGCGAAAAACCCGAGTCTTTTTTTAGAAATTCAACTGAGATCACAACTCCAACATACTTGGGCAACTGGCGTTGAAGTGTTTGGCACATTACAAAATAGTTCATTCAAATCTGGACATGGAAGTCGACAATGGTTGAGTTTTTTTGCGCTGCTAAGTTCCGTTATTGCGTTAAAAGAGGATCAGCCTCTTCTGCAAGTGCATCGTGAAATTTCAAAAAATGAACTCGTGAAGCGGACGCAACAGGCAATTCAAGAGCTGCATGTGATCGAAAATCTCAGCGTTTATACGGCGGCTTACAAGACGATTTCAAATAAGAGTTCGAAAGGAAGAAACGGGCATTACAGCTTAATCCTTCTGAACTCAAGAGAAGATACGATTTCTCTCGACACGTATGGAGCAAATCAGTTCCAAGCAGCAGCGAAAGCCTATTTGGACTTGGAGCGAACACATTTTGAAGATGACCAAATTAACGTCGTTCTAGTTAACACGGGTGATCTTAAAAAACTCGAGTTGAGTTATCCGAATTATTTCATGGACACAAAAAATCTCGTTCAGAATCTTTCGTTAATTACTATGGGAAAGTTCTTGTGAACTCTCATCGACAACGCTTAACGCGACTTTTTCAACAGGCCCCAATCTCTGCCCGGCGCCGCAACCACGCCCCGGTGTTCGCCTACTATCGTTTACTTCGGACATTCGCAGGCGATTGCGCTTGTGTCTACCTCTGAATCAGCAGTGCTAACTGCGGTCGATATGGGCTGCGGTGCAGGTATTGAGACATCTGATTTATTGCGCCGAGGTTGGAATATGGCAGTTCATGGATGTTATTGCTCGAAAAAAGTTTGACGAAAACTCCTGGCCATCGTTCCGCCGATCCGGTCAGAAAAGATCACTTGGAGCTTGAGAAAAAAAATGGCAGGTCTGCCTGCCATCGAATTTCCGTTGTTTTGTAATTTGGAATTAGGCAGCGGCTTTGCCGCCATTGCTGTTTGCAGGCGGTCCGCCTGAACCTTGGCTACCGCCCTTTAGCAGCTTCAGATTACTTTCGTTCATCTTAAGCTCTTTTTTTTCTTTCTTCGAAAGCGCTGACTTCGGTTTCTTGTGCTCTCTCATCAGTTATTCCCCCTTTGGCGTTCAAGTTCAATTGTATCAGGACATTGGCAACTTCGGTAAAGCGGCGAGGTTCGTCTCAAAACGGAGCTGAGAATAGCTCATTTCAAACCATTGAGCGACCATAGGCGGTGTGTCGCCGATAAAATGCCAATGCTGGCGGTCGTCGGTTGCGGGATCTTTGTAGAAGAATTCGTCGGTGTTTATTGAGACCCGATGGTGGTTTTGCAAGTCTTATCGATCCGAAAATAGTTCGGAAAGTTTTCGGATCGGCCGGCGTCGGATCAACTTTCGAAGTTGTTCTCGGTAGCGCGGCCTTCAGGCAAAAGTCTTGAGATCCTGTTGCCGTCGCCTTATGTTATTTAATGAAGTACCCAACCCGGAAGTGTAGTAGTGCTTTGTTTAACTTTTACTTTTCGGCTCAATAGTTTTCCCATTGGCATTCGTACTTCCACAATCGATTTTTCCCATTGTCCATCTGTTACCTTGGATTTAAAGAAGCTCGCGGCCTCTTGACAATAGTCGGCCCCAAAGCGCATTCGTCGTACCAATTACAGGTTCAAAGGACCAAAAGCTGGTGCACGGGTAAAGTGTAGAACTTAATTCGGTTCACGTTTCGGGAAATAAGCGCGGAATGAGAATTTCGAGACTATCCACCGGAAATCGCAAAGATGCTGCGAGCTTGCTTTCGACCCTGAATCGATTTTCCGCACTCCTTTAGCTTTCTAAAGGTCGACTTTTAAAAGGGTTGATCCAGTGCCCAATATACGCCACGGAGACGTAGCTATTACATTCCTAACGCCCGCGATTGAAAGCAGCCTAGCCGAGGCCAATCTGAAGCTTAAGGAAAACATGGAACGCAGGTTGCTCGGGCTAAGCGACATGAAGCCGCAGCATATGACAAGAGTTAAAAAGTTGAAATTGGTTGCGGTCGCGATAATTGCGACCTCGCATTTAATCGCAGCGTCTGCCCTGGGGTCTCACGATAAAACTGTTGGTGTCCTGGGCGATAGCGTCGCAACGGGCGCAGTTTCTGATCACGGATTGCAGGCAAGGTTCTGGAGTATTGCGACGACGTTGATAACAAATTTTGGAACCGACTTTCCTAAGAATGCGTTTACGATGGTAACGGCCAGTGGATTCGGCGTGAAATCAGAAAACGTGATTAATGCTGCCGTCGATGGCAAACGCGTCGACGATATTGCCGGCCAGACACAGGCACTTTTAAAGAAAACAAAGGTACTCCCTGATTACGTTTTTTTAAGCTTCACGGCGAATGATGCTTGCAGCGAAGAAATCTTCGACG comes from the Deltaproteobacteria bacterium genome and includes:
- a CDS encoding AarF/ABC1/UbiB kinase family protein, whose amino-acid sequence is MEEHVFIEQEVLRIRKSRRGSSILRSRALDREFRSSATRTRADDRISALVAKTLLIEEIHRTQRVNDTFAQICIRAWEQFSPALAESLKDSGTREILGALHAVSISRGHTLCAAWLRHSLGGDANGESKPANDGAGRIGANIGNSVPRKLLMSGEIYPAWREVSMTESDPSNDDLSLLAYSLLLDSTSLAAAARVAARKRDRTATDISSVEIAVLVLMARGEESLSSEPIFGRLFKPPFSTRRRLLNIVRASSSMDLRASLDFLVTAEELVYPEERTLALAVLARSQRQSRKAKLANHSEELYREIFRDFDNENDDAWNLLKNPRNKSPGLPAGHNRIAMVTTPKSRFKKGLSLSWRVANILGPRDMSRLLIGRLPLASISDVTLAEISKEVTLHCSKLKGPLMKVGQTASYFCAGLPDVVSTSLRNLQSTAEPVAWNIIEETLVRRLGNDWPRWFLEIGTTPIAVGSIAQIHAAKLYTGEDVVLKVRLPEIQKIVLSDLTLLRGLSHLITLLAPKRGAHAIQIKPFLDELERQMLAECDFNLEAASMERARLRFCGDTSIHIPKVYSAFTSEELLVLEKVDGLSLEEAISSRDQKKMDFWGESLVRFVVGSCRDADFNSDPHPGNFIFSDNGIYCLDFGSTIQWDAEAKRTWNMLIQACTQKSFDIYRSAFRISESDQDPVYFEQYKEIVRAGAGSWTHPAHQALSEDVIRMQMLALSETILQNEKARRVVFPPAFLFGMRVYFGHLSVVARLGARANWNDVAATIMSARQ
- a CDS encoding VOC family protein gives rise to the protein MMKTANVTGLATAAVYVTDLKEALHFYESVLGFKKFKDMGSDGCWGKIGDLGLYIGGGATPVKVTVGDQQVTLVLAVDDIVMFHSQAKSEGIAFDEELMPLGDDKSFWFRFKDPSGNLLEAAGEMRRNV
- a CDS encoding DUF899 family protein, whose amino-acid sequence is MSNSFEKFEDQICAQEKTVRQEMEKLFALHKSRPPATVKDYTFATAKGPVKLSELFGEKKELILIHNMGKQCVYCTLWADGFNGFSGHLENRAGFVLINNDSVEEQTAFAASRGWKFKLASAKGTSFSKDMGFLDDKAGKMPGASVYTKMPDGTIQHRTRAGFGPGDLFSSIWSLFDLLPAAQPGAEDWSPKFSYEQKQAEPFRFSPNIALNVRNIDQAVSFYRDTLGFTVGTVKDFAEGVPMLKGGTTIWLDAVSQDDEANVGKTAFEFVVADLEASKKVLVAKGCKPVMTTTGADHEGEMIVDPFGMKFHLYKAKPKSEAKVTTPTEARV
- a CDS encoding glutathione S-transferase family protein, giving the protein MYKFTRWVPQDRSGKVCWLLNELEVPYEVSDLQHKVHHDDPEYRERHPLGQVPAIEELSSGKTMFESGAICLYLADRHPDRGLLPSDNRAACYQWILYNYATLEPVFEAYWSIDARDPEIASKKAEVDKKILKLLLPVESALAKTEFIAGDEFTVADIPLGQSLFWLRNRPVFADLPRTVAYFEKLKAREAAQKAGLFAD
- a CDS encoding RelA/SpoT domain-containing protein, with amino-acid sequence MMSGDLVVSKTKVDRAGEILKGNHSETEITTSLETLSQWRAYHAMPLENFAKVLRVRSQKICANSIVAQRLKRTPSILLKLSNHKTMRLSAMQDIGGLRAILDSSKDVYELLELYKKSKSKHSMFSMDDYIQNPKKDGYRSIHLVYKLAKNPSLFLEIQLRSQLQHTWATGVEVFGTLQNSSFKSGHGSRQWLSFFALLSSVIALKEDQPLLQVHREISKNELVKRTQQAIQELHVIENLSVYTAAYKTISNKSSKGRNGHYSLILLNSREDTISLDTYGANQFQAAAKAYLDLERTHFEDDQINVVLVNTGDLKKLELSYPNYFMDTKNLVQNLSLITMGKFL
- a CDS encoding DUF4019 domain-containing protein produces the protein MVRRMRFGADYCQEAASFFKSKVTDGQWEKSIVEVRMPMGKLLSRKVKVKQSTTTLPGWVLH